In Desulfobulbaceae bacterium, one DNA window encodes the following:
- a CDS encoding trypsin-like peptidase domain-containing protein: MIFNQSGRMNSFTLLFIVLIGLWFIFARPEITPKRESAPPRIVTARGDLAADEQSTIELFERTSPSVAYITTSQIRRDFFSLNVYEIPRGTGSGFVWDTDGHIVTNYHVIEDANSVEVTLSDGTVKKGKVVGISAEKDLAVLSVSAPSTSLQPIIIGESDNLLVGQKVFAIGNPFGLDHTLTAGIVSALDREIESVTGQTIRGVIQTDAAINPGNSGGPLLDSAGRLVGVNTAIYSPAGQNAGIGFAVPVEIVNRVVPDLIKYGKNIRPGLGVTIANNTINKRLNIDGLLIIDVLEGSAADRAGIRGTSRGNVDIELGDIIKAINGKKITSFDDLRNELDNYKIGDQVTVEIIRDGMIRSVQIILEEVG; encoded by the coding sequence ATGATATTCAATCAGTCCGGCAGAATGAACTCATTCACTCTGCTTTTTATAGTATTAATTGGCCTTTGGTTTATTTTTGCCCGCCCTGAGATAACTCCAAAAAGAGAGAGCGCACCACCACGGATAGTCACAGCGCGTGGTGATCTTGCCGCTGACGAACAATCAACCATTGAACTCTTTGAACGAACCTCTCCTTCGGTCGCCTATATTACAACCAGTCAAATCAGACGAGATTTTTTCAGTTTAAATGTCTATGAGATCCCCCGTGGAACAGGCTCGGGCTTCGTCTGGGATACTGATGGTCATATTGTTACAAACTACCATGTTATTGAAGACGCCAACAGTGTTGAAGTAACTTTAAGCGACGGAACCGTAAAGAAAGGGAAGGTTGTTGGTATAAGTGCAGAAAAGGATCTGGCTGTACTATCTGTATCTGCGCCATCCACCAGCTTACAGCCCATTATTATCGGTGAGTCTGACAATTTACTTGTTGGTCAGAAAGTCTTTGCCATTGGTAACCCCTTTGGCCTCGATCATACCTTGACCGCTGGTATCGTCAGTGCTTTAGATCGAGAGATTGAATCTGTAACAGGACAAACAATTCGCGGAGTTATTCAGACCGATGCTGCGATTAACCCCGGCAATTCAGGCGGTCCGTTACTTGATAGTGCCGGTCGCCTGGTTGGAGTCAACACCGCTATATACAGCCCTGCCGGGCAAAATGCTGGCATAGGCTTTGCTGTTCCTGTTGAGATTGTCAATCGTGTTGTCCCTGACTTGATTAAATATGGAAAAAATATTCGGCCTGGCCTTGGAGTCACAATTGCTAATAATACCATTAATAAACGATTGAATATTGATGGCCTGCTGATAATTGATGTACTAGAAGGAAGTGCTGCTGATAGGGCTGGTATCCGTGGGACAAGCCGGGGTAATGTTGATATAGAACTTGGCGATATTATCAAAGCAATAAATGGCAAGAAAATTACCAGTTTTGATGATCTGCGCAATGAACTCGATAATTACAAGATTGGTGATCAGGTAACAGTTGAAATTATTCGTGATGGTATGATCCGCTCCGTACAAATTATTCTAGAAGAGGTTGGCTGA
- the mgtE gene encoding magnesium transporter — translation MNSPIRSERIEKEGTVLFDTIRRLIRRKAVDNLLKLINKTHPADLARVFRHLTPEERQNVFNIVAQTQHVGEVLSELDQSIMVELVGELTPKFMVSVIDKMAADDAADLLEALSGELADEIRQLMAISDRQEVDELLQYDSESAGGLMSPNFLALDEETTVGDAVKSIQEKSEKLEMVFYLYIVREGNHLTGVLSLRELLMHPPYRLLKNIMNPKVIAVSSETDQEEVAHVVSRYNILAVPVVDSSFNLIGIITVDDVIDVIRQEATEDFFQMAGAGKDDEILLKSTMSNALTRAPWLFASCVGGVLAIVVIAYFKAELEKVVTLAAFIPIIVGMGGNIATQSSTIIVRGIATGRINLQEISKVIYKEFRVGTILGTIYGCLIGAVAYFGYPETARLGIVVGISVVFVMILATTVGSIVPLTLKKLNIDAAIATGPFVTTSIDILGVIAFFSIAKYFLGL, via the coding sequence ATGAACAGCCCAATTAGATCTGAACGTATAGAGAAAGAAGGGACAGTTCTTTTTGATACAATTCGAAGGTTAATTCGTCGTAAGGCTGTCGATAATCTTCTCAAACTGATCAATAAAACTCATCCTGCTGATCTTGCTCGGGTTTTCAGGCATCTGACCCCGGAAGAAAGACAGAACGTCTTTAATATTGTTGCTCAGACCCAACATGTTGGCGAAGTGCTGAGCGAGTTAGACCAGTCAATCATGGTTGAGTTGGTTGGCGAGTTAACTCCCAAATTTATGGTGTCTGTTATTGACAAGATGGCGGCTGATGATGCGGCTGACCTTCTTGAGGCACTTTCTGGTGAATTGGCAGATGAGATTCGCCAGCTTATGGCAATTAGCGATCGTCAGGAAGTTGATGAACTTCTTCAGTATGACTCTGAAAGTGCCGGTGGACTTATGTCCCCTAACTTTTTGGCACTAGATGAGGAAACTACCGTTGGTGATGCAGTTAAAAGTATCCAGGAAAAAAGTGAAAAACTTGAGATGGTTTTCTACCTTTATATTGTTAGAGAAGGAAATCACTTAACCGGAGTTTTGTCGCTTCGAGAGCTTCTGATGCACCCTCCCTACAGGTTGCTGAAGAATATCATGAATCCAAAGGTTATTGCGGTAAGCTCTGAAACCGACCAGGAAGAGGTTGCTCATGTTGTTTCTCGGTACAATATACTTGCTGTGCCCGTAGTGGACTCGTCATTTAATTTAATAGGAATCATTACAGTTGATGACGTTATTGATGTTATCCGGCAGGAGGCAACCGAAGATTTCTTTCAAATGGCTGGTGCTGGTAAGGATGATGAGATTTTACTTAAATCAACCATGTCCAATGCCCTTACCCGTGCGCCATGGCTGTTTGCCAGTTGTGTGGGCGGAGTATTAGCTATTGTCGTTATCGCCTATTTTAAAGCTGAGCTTGAGAAAGTCGTCACGCTAGCAGCGTTCATTCCCATAATCGTCGGAATGGGTGGCAACATCGCTACGCAGTCAAGCACCATTATCGTCCGTGGCATTGCAACAGGGCGTATTAACCTGCAAGAAATTTCTAAAGTAATATATAAGGAATTTCGAGTGGGAACTATTCTTGGCACCATATACGGGTGTTTAATTGGTGCGGTTGCTTACTTTGGATACCCTGAGACAGCCCGGCTGGGTATTGTTGTTGGAATATCAGTAGTTTTTGTAATGATTCTAGCGACAACGGTGGGTTCCATTGTCCCCTTAACCCTGAAAAAACTTAATATTGACGCGGCCATTGCAACGGGTCCATTTGTAACAACTTCGATAGATATCCTTGGGGTTATTGCCTTTTTCAGCATTGCCAAATACTTCCTGGGCTTATGA
- a CDS encoding 4Fe-4S binding protein encodes MTWWTRAIRSLISFDDSDQLDLFKIFPGFRRFLATRHHYAVLRTGGDILFLIVIVSGFFGPSDPTKNIAGFLTWGLLWPAIVLSWFFVGRMWCGICPFPGFGLFLQRKGFSFSLAPPKFLQKYGVYLSVFLLAVIIWTEIVAGLEHKPLGTSWLVLSMIIGFTAVAVFYKGQAWCRHLCPLGRISGAAATLAITEFRANHERCKECKTFACQRGGDGKRGCPVYLGAYSVKNNLHCLVCGHCIPNCDRDAPQFLIRNPYSELIRNKGRYITCSYIVPFLIGSQFARFLRQKEAYSSLLSFFGSDAAAFSALLVVAFVVVLAGIRLGNIMLGRTDDPVFGRFSPMVPVLVPMAFVGELVYRMEYFTAGIGDFLPTFGRQFGFSVFERLSFTIPYFPVQILSAFFMLNGAIAACYILWRFCLEDFEGVVKLRSFIGLNLLISVFLLFYLSVIF; translated from the coding sequence TTGACTTGGTGGACAAGGGCGATACGCAGTCTGATTTCTTTTGATGATAGTGACCAACTGGATCTCTTTAAGATTTTCCCGGGTTTTCGCCGTTTCCTTGCTACCAGACATCATTATGCGGTGTTACGGACTGGTGGCGATATACTGTTCTTAATCGTAATTGTTTCTGGATTCTTTGGCCCATCTGATCCGACTAAAAACATCGCCGGATTTTTAACCTGGGGTCTTCTGTGGCCGGCAATTGTACTTTCATGGTTTTTTGTAGGAAGGATGTGGTGTGGCATATGTCCTTTCCCAGGGTTTGGTCTTTTCTTGCAAAGGAAAGGCTTTTCGTTTTCATTGGCCCCTCCAAAGTTTTTGCAAAAATATGGTGTGTATCTCTCGGTATTTCTGCTCGCCGTAATTATCTGGACCGAGATTGTTGCAGGCCTTGAGCACAAGCCCTTAGGCACGTCCTGGCTGGTTCTGTCCATGATTATAGGATTTACAGCCGTTGCCGTTTTCTATAAGGGGCAGGCCTGGTGTCGGCACCTATGTCCTTTGGGTCGAATCAGCGGGGCTGCAGCAACTCTGGCAATCACTGAATTTCGTGCCAATCATGAGCGCTGCAAAGAGTGTAAGACATTTGCATGCCAACGGGGCGGAGATGGTAAGCGTGGTTGCCCGGTGTATCTAGGTGCCTATTCCGTGAAGAACAATCTGCATTGTCTGGTTTGTGGTCACTGCATACCTAACTGTGACAGGGATGCCCCACAGTTTCTCATTAGAAACCCATACTCAGAACTTATCCGGAACAAGGGCAGGTATATTACCTGTAGTTATATTGTCCCGTTTTTGATTGGTTCTCAATTTGCCCGATTTTTGCGGCAAAAAGAGGCGTACTCTTCATTGCTCTCTTTTTTTGGATCTGATGCAGCCGCTTTTAGTGCTCTTCTCGTTGTCGCTTTCGTGGTGGTGCTGGCAGGTATACGACTTGGCAACATAATGCTTGGCAGAACTGATGACCCTGTTTTTGGAAGATTTTCGCCAATGGTGCCTGTCCTGGTTCCTATGGCCTTTGTCGGGGAACTTGTCTATCGAATGGAATATTTCACGGCCGGAATTGGTGATTTTTTGCCGACCTTTGGCCGTCAGTTCGGCTTTTCTGTATTTGAAAGACTGAGTTTTACTATTCCCTATTTTCCCGTCCAGATTCTATCGGCCTTTTTTATGCTCAACGGTGCAATTGCAGCCTGTTACATACTATGGCGTTTCTGTCTTGAGGATTTTGAGGGCGTTGTTAAATTACGATCGTTTATAGGCCTTAATTTACTAATCAGTGTTTTTCTGCTTTTTTATCTCAGTGTAATTTTTTGA
- a CDS encoding HlyC/CorC family transporter — protein MLLQLCVSAGIAIIVSALCSIAEAALYSVSHSHIELLAKSGKKSGLILKELKDDITSPITAILTLNTICNTMGAAVAGASAVALFGDSMLGVFSALFTLFILIFSEIIPKTAGVAYSRKIVTWMAYPLYFLVKVFKPFIWLCNKITRLIEKSGQKAYISSKEIKIIASMSKHSGEIDHQEEKIIVNILELRSKNVRKAMTPRTVTFTLDANLTVAEAADFKDKWNIHSRVPVYDSVPDNIVGIVLRKEVLINAADGNLDTKLSELMEAPHFVPESIPLPNVLLEFFEHRVHLFVVVDEYGGFTGIISLEDIIEEIMGEEIMDESDETRDMRALARFKKATRQNKHAIT, from the coding sequence CTCATAGTCACATTGAATTACTGGCTAAATCCGGAAAAAAATCAGGACTGATCTTAAAAGAGCTTAAGGATGACATAACAAGTCCAATTACCGCCATACTAACCCTCAACACTATTTGCAATACAATGGGGGCAGCTGTGGCGGGAGCATCTGCTGTAGCTCTATTTGGTGACTCCATGCTGGGAGTATTTTCAGCCCTGTTCACCCTGTTCATCTTAATTTTTTCAGAAATTATTCCCAAAACGGCCGGTGTTGCCTATTCCCGAAAAATAGTCACCTGGATGGCATATCCCCTCTATTTTTTAGTAAAGGTATTTAAACCGTTCATATGGCTATGTAATAAGATAACCCGGCTGATCGAAAAATCAGGCCAAAAGGCATATATCTCCTCTAAAGAGATTAAAATAATTGCCTCCATGAGTAAACATTCTGGTGAGATTGATCATCAGGAGGAGAAAATCATTGTTAACATTCTGGAGCTTCGCAGCAAAAATGTCCGCAAAGCCATGACACCGAGAACGGTTACTTTCACTCTTGACGCTAACCTTACAGTTGCAGAGGCAGCTGATTTCAAGGATAAATGGAACATACACAGCCGAGTGCCGGTCTATGACTCTGTCCCCGACAATATTGTGGGTATTGTTTTACGGAAAGAAGTTTTGATTAATGCTGCGGATGGGAATTTAGACACCAAATTGTCAGAACTTATGGAAGCACCACATTTTGTTCCTGAGTCCATTCCCTTGCCGAATGTCTTACTCGAGTTTTTTGAACATCGAGTCCATTTATTTGTCGTTGTTGATGAATATGGTGGTTTTACCGGCATTATCAGCCTGGAAGACATCATTGAGGAAATAATGGGCGAGGAGATCATGGACGAGTCTGATGAAACTCGCGATATGCGTGCCTTAGCCCGGTTTAAAAAAGCAACGAGACAAAACAAACACGCAATTACCTGA